The following coding sequences lie in one Homalodisca vitripennis isolate AUS2020 chromosome X, UT_GWSS_2.1, whole genome shotgun sequence genomic window:
- the LOC124369975 gene encoding nuclear envelope integral membrane protein 1b-like, whose amino-acid sequence MRIHVVILVILAYYGYEVKAQIVAPTESVMLQQEVSFNCCNQYPYSERRDLPMTYCYEKTSKAFDRIFRTTYVALNITPQTYTLFEGGNAEEVWSQYLTHKSSWYPTFLNWRRNNIYLNPFNDSCIGILTYDDYSVRLEILYLDGTRFSLLILGVIAVFFASRLARQPIFFYIVGVSSGVLGSVLFIAYFLLRLLPMRKTLAVGLLTSGTSFIYYGFWLLEKQIKDIYVHAHRVLCWVCGVLSTNQLLGLFSIWSSSGSSEHQDNKVDPTDLWVAVDILEHQHGRILTAIHHLHPDWVYNATQVYQSGTQGIEIFLEAMETAATDGKPSTPAYRRAVHATRT is encoded by the exons ATGAGAATTCACGTAGTTATATTGGTGATCCTAGCATACTATGGCTATGAAGTAAAGGCTCAGATAGTGGCTCCAACTGAAT CGGTTATGCTACAGCAAGAGGTATCGTTCAATTGCTGTAACCAGTACCCCTATTCGGAAAGACGAGACTTGCCGATGACCTACTGTTATGAGAAAACGTCTAAGGCTTTTGACAGAATTTTCAGGACCACCTAT GTTGCCTTGAACATAACTCCGCAAACTTACACTCTATTCGAAGGAGGAAATGCAGAGGAGGTTTGGTCACAGTACCTAACCCACAAAAGCTCTTGGTATCCTACTTTCTTGAACTGGCGAAGAAACAACATCTACTTAAATCCGTTCAATGACTCTTGCATTGGAATTTTGACCTATGATGACTATTCCGTAAGGCTTGAGATTCTAT ATCTTGATGGTACCAGATTTTCCCTTCTTATCCTTGGAGTCATCGCAGTGTTCTTCGCCTCCAGATTGGCCCGACAACCGATATTCTTCTACATCGTTGGAGTATCTTCTGGAGTTCTTGGGTCCGTCCTCTTCATTGCATACTTCCTGCTACGTCTCCTCCCGATGCGG AAAACATTGGCAGTGGGTCTGTTAACCAGCGGAACGTCGTTTATCTACTATGGATTTTGGTTACTAGAAAAGCAGATAAAGGACATTTATGTACACGCACATCGAGTACTGTGTTGGGTATGTGGTGTTCTCAGCACTAATCAGCTTCTTGGTCTGTTTTCGATTTGGTCCAGTAGTGGATCGTCGGAGCATCAAGATAATAAAGTGGATCCTACAG ACCTTTGGGTTGCTGTTGATATACTTGAGCATCAGCATGGAAGAATACTCACTGCCATTCATCATCTGCATCCTGATTGGGTATATAATGCCACCCAGGTGTACCAAAGCGGTACTCAAGGAATTGAGATATTTTTG